From the genome of Mugil cephalus isolate CIBA_MC_2020 chromosome 2, CIBA_Mcephalus_1.1, whole genome shotgun sequence, one region includes:
- the LOC125003504 gene encoding uncharacterized protein LOC125003504, translating to MRFKVAEAGFVVFLLSSSVVLGQTGHGVTYSSTQICAVEGSTVEISCSYTYPSRINDNVTVVEKAVWFTKMEGGEPVDLMTDAEFSGRVQYHCDENKCTLRISDLRERDSAEYKFRFTTNQPGGKYTGSPGVTLTVTVLRVEAKKTSPTWYPNWAELKCQSRCRLSARSYVWYKNGLNKIESKEQYFDNGDSVSCAVKGSEKFPSPPQCSVYRTCNKVTYTDRSICAIKGSSVDISCTYSNYYYSVVSKFWFSPDRSRQWMNPSQPEDLRKDSQYSGRVQVLDLWRGRSTLRIANLRESDSSEYHFKFKTSGFEWRSVLPGTTLTVTALQVQVTRIISVHQSQTEAELKCLSSCSPAGRLYVWFKNQQRIRTQQTSTLTDNFSPGDTVSCAFSGHEDYRSPSVYPSKLPSVSVSPTGEIVEGSSVTLTCRNDANPAANNTWYKGNQTLPLGPGGIYHFTSISSEDRGIYYCKSEDQQFVPVFIDVQYPPKLPSVSVSPSGEIVEGSVSQSRLVLDEESDKEQFRRPRMKRKNRRQCSWLGVYRAEYTLEPGLGLGLVGKRLVAGPLPMGPGRAQPELDTWARLPVAPPTAEGEAEPEGLGSDPRISSLLFADDVVILASLNYDLQLLLRQFVARCEATVMKMSISKSEAMVLSWIKVDCPLRTDEIHYASVQLATTQENPVYSNLRSANLRRYEEDCVYTAVRPSTRRTSGQAAAEEQVYSKVN from the exons ATGAGGTTTAAAGTAGCAGAAGCTGGATTTGtcgtcttccttctctcctcatcag tggtaCTTGGTCAGACTGGTCATGGAGTGACTTACTCTTCTACTCAGATCTGTGCTGTCGaaggatcaacagtggaaataagcTGCAGCTACACGTACCCATCCAGAATAAATGACAACGTCACCGTGGTTGAAAAAGCTGTATGGTTTACTAAAATGGAAGGTGGTGAACCTGTGGATCTGATGACAGACGCAGAGTTTTCAGGTCGTGTTCAGTATCACTGTGATGAGAACAAGTGCACTCTGAGAATCTCAGACcttagagagagagactcagctgagtacaagttcagattcacaacaaaccaaccagGAGGGAAATATACTGGTtcacctggagtcactctgactgtcacag TTCTCCGTGTAGAGGCCAAGAAAACATCTCCAACATGGTATCCTAACTGGGCAGAGTTGAAGTGTCAGAGCAGGTGTCGTCTATCTGCTCGTTCCTACGTCTGGTACAAGAATGGACTGAACAAAATTGAATCAAAAGAGCAATATTTTGACAATGGAGATAGTGTTTCCTGTGCGGTTAAAGGATCTGAGaagtttccctctcctccacaat gttCTGTCTACAGAACCTGCAACAAAGTGActtacactgacagaagcatctgtgccatcaaaggttcatcagtggacatttcctgcacatacagtaattattattattctgttgtgtcaaagttctggttcagtcctGATCGTAGTCGTCAGTGGATGAATCCCTCACAGCCTGAGGACCTGAGAAAAGACTCCCAGTATTCAGGTCGTGTTCAGGTCCTTGATCTATGGAGAGGAAGATCCACTCTGAGAATCGCTAACCTGAGAGAGAGTGATTCATCTGAGTATCACTTCAAATTCAAGACATCAGggtttgaatggagaagtgttttacctggaacaactctgactgtcacag ctctgcaggtgcaggtgaccagaataatatcagtccatcagtctcaaactgaggcagagctcaagtgtctcagcagctgcagtccagctggTCGTCTTTACGTCTGGTTCAAGAACCAACAGAGAATCAGGACACAGCAAACTTCTACTTTGACAGACAACTTTTCTCCTGGAGACACCGTCTCCTGTGCTTTCAGTGGACATGAGGATTACcgctctccttcagtct ATCCttcaaagcttccctctgtatcagtgagtcccactggtgagatagtggagggtagttcagtgactctgacctgtaggaatgatgctaacccagcagctaacaaCACCTGGTACAAGGGTAACCAAACACTTCCTCTGGGACCAGGAGGTATTTAtcatttcacctccatcagctctgaggacagagggatctactactgcaagtctgaggATCAACAGTTTGTGCCTGTATTCATAGACGTCCAGT atcctccaaagcttccctctgtatcagtgagtccatctggtgagatagtggagg GTAGCGTCTCCCAAAGCAGATTGGTTCTAGATGAAGAGTCAGACAAAGAACAGTTCAGAAGACCCCGaatgaagagaaagaacaggAGACAGTGTAGCTGGCTCGGAGTGTACCGGGCCGAGTACACCCTGGAGCCAGGCCTGGGGCTGGGGCTCGTGGGCAAGCGCCTGGTGGCCGGGCCATTGCCCATGGGCCCTGGCCGGGCCCAGCCTGAACTGGATACATGGGCTCGCCTCCCTGTGGCACCACCAACTGCAGAAG GGGAAGCAGAACCAGAGGGCCTGGGGAGTGATCCGAGGATCTCGTCcctgctttttgcagatgatgtggtcATCCTAGCTTCATTGAACTACGACCTCCAGCTCTTACTAAGGCAGTTTGTAGCCAGGTGTGAAGCGACTGTGATGAAGATGAGCatctccaagtctgaggccatggtcctCAGTTGGATAAAGGTGGATTGCCCACTCCGG ACTGATGAAATTCACTATGCCAGTGTACAGCTTGCTACAACCCAGGAAAACCCGGTCTACTCCAACCTCAGATCAGCCAATCTTCGCAGATACGAAGAGGATTGTGTTTACACGGCAGTCAGACCCAGCACCCGCAG AACAAGCGGTCAGGCAGCTGCAGAGGAACAGGTGTACAGCAAGGTGAATTAA